The following coding sequences are from one Prochlorococcus sp. MIT 0604 window:
- the glyQ gene encoding glycine--tRNA ligase subunit alpha: MFFQDIIKDLNNFWSKEGCLIMQPYDTEKGAGTMNPHTFLRAIGPEPWSVAYAEPCRRPTDGRFGDNPNRAQHYFQYQVIIKPSPEGIQEKYLTSLESLGINSRNHDIRFVEDNWESPTLGAWGVGWEVWLDGMEVTQFTYFQQCGGIDCHPIPIEITYGLERIAMFLQDKESIWDLNWNKDLKYSDIWLQFEKNQCSYNFTESSPDNLRKLFDIYQAEAISLIEKKLTYPALDFVLKCSHTFNLLDARGVISVTDRAQYIEKIRKLAREVASSWVDDRESLNFPLIKN; this comes from the coding sequence ATGTTTTTTCAGGATATAATTAAAGATTTAAATAATTTTTGGTCAAAAGAAGGTTGTTTGATTATGCAGCCATATGATACCGAAAAGGGTGCTGGGACAATGAATCCGCATACTTTTTTAAGGGCTATTGGACCTGAGCCTTGGAGTGTCGCATATGCCGAGCCATGTAGAAGACCTACTGATGGGCGATTTGGCGATAATCCAAATAGGGCGCAACATTATTTTCAATATCAAGTGATAATTAAACCTTCCCCGGAAGGAATTCAGGAAAAATATTTGACTTCTCTAGAATCTCTAGGAATTAACTCTAGAAATCATGACATAAGATTTGTGGAAGATAATTGGGAGTCTCCAACACTTGGAGCTTGGGGTGTAGGTTGGGAAGTTTGGTTGGACGGAATGGAAGTCACTCAATTTACTTATTTCCAACAATGCGGGGGGATAGATTGCCATCCAATTCCAATTGAAATCACTTATGGACTAGAGAGGATTGCAATGTTTTTGCAGGATAAAGAAAGTATTTGGGATTTAAATTGGAACAAAGATTTGAAATATAGCGATATTTGGCTTCAATTTGAGAAAAATCAATGCTCTTATAATTTTACAGAATCTAGTCCTGATAATCTAAGGAAATTATTTGATATTTATCAAGCCGAGGCAATCTCTTTAATAGAAAAGAAATTAACTTACCCTGCGCTTGATTTTGTTTTGAAATGTAGTCATACATTTAACCTTCTTGATGCTAGAGGAGTAATTTCAGTTACAGATCGTGCACAATATATTGAAAAGATTCGAAAATTAGCAAGAGAAGTTGCATCGTCATGGGTAGACGACAGAGAATCCCTTAACTTCCCTTTGATAAAGAATTAA
- a CDS encoding DUF1824 family protein: MKINKLVDLNNLRTAPQLRNGQAKKLFEELEVNIFNADWITIGIMAPGNKRAIEALKSISKKYSSIKFGNLGSLNAEGGVFLKANQKTGNVFVRSEKGLGEGILITCQYDEDAKESNTFGPLPLDFFT; encoded by the coding sequence ATGAAAATAAATAAATTAGTCGATTTAAATAATCTTAGAACTGCCCCTCAATTAAGAAATGGTCAAGCAAAAAAACTTTTCGAGGAACTAGAGGTAAATATTTTTAATGCCGATTGGATTACAATAGGAATAATGGCACCTGGCAACAAGAGAGCTATTGAAGCATTAAAATCAATCTCTAAGAAATATTCCTCAATTAAATTTGGAAATCTAGGTTCCCTAAATGCTGAAGGAGGTGTTTTTTTAAAAGCTAATCAAAAAACTGGTAATGTTTTTGTCAGATCCGAGAAAGGTCTTGGAGAAGGAATTTTAATAACATGTCAGTATGACGAAGATGCTAAAGAATCTAATACTTTTGGACCATTGCCATTAGATTTTTTTACATAA
- a CDS encoding phenylpyruvate tautomerase MIF-related protein, translating to MPYINVSTSAKVNDKEKFLEEISILISSLTNKSKRFVMAKIDDNCQMYFNDEAPSCFLEIKSIGSINPSEMAKPISDFVNEKMAVPIDRIYISFEDVPASLWAWNGRTFS from the coding sequence ATGCCCTATATTAACGTTTCGACTTCAGCAAAGGTAAATGATAAAGAAAAATTTCTCGAAGAAATTTCAATTCTAATTTCATCTTTAACTAACAAATCAAAACGATTTGTTATGGCGAAGATAGATGATAATTGCCAAATGTATTTTAATGATGAGGCACCTTCTTGCTTTTTAGAAATCAAATCAATAGGTTCTATAAATCCTTCAGAAATGGCAAAGCCAATATCAGATTTTGTAAATGAGAAGATGGCGGTCCCAATAGATAGGATTTATATTTCTTTTGAGGATGTGCCAGCTTCGTTGTGGGCTTGGAATGGAAGAACATTCAGTTAA
- a CDS encoding methyltransferase domain-containing protein yields MEVLNNYQRKKIDESNDEEFYSDPKFVYHLDANFRQNLSNLYEREIDNCSTVLDLMSSWDSYLPKGKKYKKVIGHGLNKQELEKNKIFDSYWIQNFNLSQQIPLGKESIDYCLMVAAWQYLQYPENLTKEIARILNSQGKIIIAFSNRAFWHKAPKIWTSSTEEERVQYVRKVLICNGFNEPKIIKKFTEPTVNIFNFLNKDPFYCLIATKE; encoded by the coding sequence TTGGAAGTCTTAAATAATTATCAAAGGAAAAAAATTGATGAGAGTAATGATGAAGAATTTTATTCTGATCCAAAATTTGTTTATCACTTAGATGCAAACTTCAGGCAAAATCTATCAAATCTATACGAAAGAGAAATTGATAATTGTTCAACTGTCCTAGATTTAATGTCAAGCTGGGATAGTTATTTACCTAAAGGGAAAAAATATAAAAAAGTAATTGGACATGGTTTAAACAAACAAGAACTTGAAAAAAACAAAATTTTTGATTCTTATTGGATACAAAATTTTAATTTAAGTCAACAAATTCCGCTAGGTAAAGAAAGCATTGACTATTGCTTGATGGTGGCAGCATGGCAATATTTACAATATCCAGAGAATTTAACCAAAGAAATTGCAAGAATATTAAATAGTCAAGGCAAAATAATTATTGCTTTTTCAAACAGAGCATTTTGGCATAAAGCTCCTAAAATATGGACTTCATCTACTGAAGAAGAGAGGGTACAATATGTACGCAAAGTATTAATCTGCAACGGATTTAATGAGCCAAAAATTATCAAGAAGTTTACTGAACCAACAGTTAATATTTTTAATTTTTTAAATAAAGACCCATTTTATTGTTTAATCGCAACTAAGGAATAG
- a CDS encoding DUF3386 family protein, whose product MEILREINCKEIFRKAYENRYTWNNEFNGYKGKCIFFVNNNNIHEGEFLLGKDFKPNIQKIEDEKIVKSIASQLFEVCIHRVKREFNSIHSENSFNLLKNSESGIEMSVSGKNQGDKYRVKNDCINMVYRKIHGTIIEIFVEEFLDTGIGSLSKEYCSQQIDPDTLKANSQKLEYEDEFTNIGKDDYWILNSRKIKYLNKKQEEETQKFVFEDICLLN is encoded by the coding sequence ATGGAGATTCTAAGAGAAATTAATTGTAAAGAGATTTTCAGAAAGGCTTATGAAAATAGGTACACTTGGAATAATGAATTTAATGGTTACAAAGGCAAATGTATTTTTTTTGTTAATAATAATAATATTCATGAAGGCGAATTCTTATTAGGTAAAGACTTTAAACCAAATATTCAAAAAATAGAAGATGAGAAAATTGTTAAAAGTATTGCTTCTCAGTTATTTGAAGTGTGTATACACCGGGTAAAGAGAGAATTTAATTCTATTCATTCAGAAAATAGTTTTAATTTACTCAAAAATTCTGAAAGTGGGATTGAAATGAGTGTTTCAGGTAAGAATCAAGGTGATAAATATAGAGTTAAAAATGACTGCATTAATATGGTCTATAGAAAAATTCATGGAACTATAATTGAAATTTTTGTTGAAGAATTCTTAGATACAGGAATCGGTTCCCTTAGTAAAGAATATTGTAGTCAACAAATTGATCCAGATACACTTAAGGCAAATTCTCAAAAATTGGAATACGAGGATGAATTTACAAATATAGGTAAAGACGATTATTGGATATTAAATTCGAGAAAAATAAAATACCTAAACAAAAAACAAGAAGAAGAGACGCAAAAGTTTGTTTTCGAGGATATATGCTTATTAAATTAG
- a CDS encoding chlorophyll a/b binding light-harvesting protein produces the protein MLQTYGKSDVTYDWYAGNSGVVGRSGKFIAAHAAHAGLMMFWAGAFGLFELARYDASIPMGAQKAIVLPHLAGIGIGGIENGVITEPYGIVVICTLHLIFSAVLGAGGLLHSNKFAGDLGDYPENSKPQKFDFEWDDPDKLTFILGHHLIFLGLGAIMFVEWARIHGIYDPAIGSTRQVVYNLDIAAIWNHQFDFLKIDSLEDVMGGHAFLAFLEIIGGVFHICTKQFGEYTEFKGKGLLGAEAILSYSVVGVSYMAFVAAFWCASNTTIYPVDLYGEPLKLQFEFAPYFTDTVDLGSGAYSSRAWLANTHFYLGFFFLQGHLWHALRAMGFDFKKIGQAFDNIENTKITQN, from the coding sequence GTGTTACAAACTTACGGAAAATCTGATGTCACCTATGACTGGTACGCAGGGAATTCTGGTGTTGTTGGCCGTTCAGGTAAATTCATAGCAGCTCATGCTGCCCATGCAGGTTTAATGATGTTTTGGGCAGGAGCTTTTGGATTATTCGAATTAGCTCGTTACGACGCTAGTATTCCAATGGGTGCACAGAAAGCAATTGTTTTGCCTCACCTTGCGGGTATTGGAATTGGTGGAATTGAAAATGGTGTTATTACAGAACCATATGGAATTGTTGTAATTTGCACATTACATCTAATTTTTTCAGCGGTGTTAGGTGCTGGAGGATTATTACATTCCAATAAATTTGCAGGCGATCTTGGAGATTATCCAGAGAATAGTAAGCCACAAAAATTTGATTTCGAGTGGGATGATCCAGACAAATTGACATTTATTCTTGGTCACCATCTGATCTTTCTTGGCCTTGGAGCAATAATGTTTGTCGAATGGGCTCGCATTCATGGAATTTATGACCCAGCGATAGGATCTACAAGACAAGTTGTTTACAATTTAGACATCGCGGCTATATGGAATCATCAATTTGATTTTCTAAAAATAGATAGTCTTGAAGATGTTATGGGAGGTCATGCTTTCCTAGCTTTTCTTGAAATAATTGGAGGAGTTTTCCATATTTGTACTAAACAATTTGGAGAATATACAGAATTTAAAGGAAAGGGATTACTTGGCGCTGAGGCTATTCTTTCATACTCAGTAGTTGGTGTTTCTTATATGGCTTTTGTAGCTGCTTTTTGGTGTGCTTCAAATACCACAATATATCCAGTTGATCTTTATGGAGAGCCTTTAAAGCTTCAATTTGAATTCGCACCTTATTTTACTGATACGGTTGATTTAGGTTCAGGAGCATATAGCTCAAGAGCTTGGCTAGCTAATACTCATTTCTATTTGGGATTCTTTTTCTTACAAGGTCATCTTTGGCATGCATTAAGAGCAATGGGATTTGACTTTAAGAAAATTGGTCAAGCATTTGACAATATTGAAAATACAAAAATTACCCAAAACTAG
- the fldA gene encoding flavodoxin FldA has translation MTVGIYYATTTGKTEDVADRLHNFISSAEAPKDVSDVDDLSEFESLDGIICGIPTWNTGADEERSGTAWDSILEDIGELSLSGKKVAIFGLGDSSTYTENYCDAMEELHSYFTKAGAEMVGYVDKSSYTFDESKSVIGESFCGLPLDEDSESDLTDSRLETWASQLKGEIPSLA, from the coding sequence ATGACTGTAGGAATTTATTACGCAACTACAACTGGAAAAACTGAAGACGTAGCTGATCGTCTTCACAACTTTATCTCTTCAGCAGAGGCACCCAAAGATGTGTCTGATGTGGATGATCTTTCGGAATTTGAAAGTCTTGATGGAATTATCTGTGGGATACCTACTTGGAATACTGGTGCTGATGAAGAAAGATCAGGAACTGCATGGGATTCAATCCTAGAAGACATTGGTGAACTAAGTCTATCAGGAAAAAAAGTTGCTATTTTTGGTTTAGGCGATTCTTCTACGTATACAGAAAACTATTGTGATGCAATGGAAGAACTTCATAGCTACTTCACTAAAGCAGGCGCTGAAATGGTTGGTTATGTAGATAAATCCTCTTACACATTTGATGAGTCTAAAAGTGTTATCGGAGAGAGCTTTTGTGGTTTACCTCTCGATGAGGATAGTGAATCTGATTTGACTGATTCACGTCTTGAGACATGGGCTTCTCAGCTAAAGGGTGAAATCCCTTCATTGGCGTAA
- a CDS encoding AhpC/TSA family protein — translation MTDKFQNNINHLVEEFNFNGQKKFKLIILFGLLGDFDSFEYAINLKSFIDNNQDKNLDIFAIAIGNQNGKEKFCNFTGFRKENLIVVSDNKIHNNLQASTGLDIGLGGWINMLLMLSGINSLKTIKEVTRGYLGDRKAKQIYSEFDKIEVFKFLKFSGNSFRQVFGDGYLRPFELATFRLNNMNEIIKNWSDYILNEKYLPQRGASFLLNNKNQVIYKFFSNDVLGYSSNMRNPLGFLTDLIKE, via the coding sequence GTGACTGACAAATTTCAAAATAATATCAATCATCTTGTTGAGGAATTTAACTTTAATGGGCAGAAAAAATTCAAATTAATTATTTTATTTGGTTTATTGGGAGATTTTGATAGCTTTGAATATGCAATAAATTTGAAAAGTTTTATTGATAATAATCAAGATAAAAATTTAGATATTTTTGCAATTGCTATTGGGAACCAAAATGGGAAAGAAAAATTTTGTAACTTTACTGGCTTTCGTAAAGAAAATTTAATAGTCGTTTCTGATAACAAAATTCATAATAATCTTCAAGCCTCGACAGGATTAGATATAGGTTTAGGAGGTTGGATCAATATGCTTTTGATGTTATCTGGAATAAATTCTTTAAAAACAATCAAAGAAGTTACTAGAGGTTATCTCGGAGATCGGAAAGCAAAGCAAATCTATTCAGAATTTGACAAAATTGAAGTCTTTAAATTTTTAAAATTTTCAGGTAATTCATTTAGACAGGTTTTCGGAGATGGTTATTTGAGACCATTTGAATTGGCAACATTTAGATTAAACAACATGAACGAAATAATTAAAAATTGGAGTGATTATATTCTTAACGAAAAATACCTTCCTCAAAGAGGGGCTTCTTTTTTATTGAATAATAAAAATCAAGTAATTTATAAATTTTTTTCTAATGATGTGCTTGGATATTCATCAAACATGAGGAACCCCTTAGGATTTCTAACTGATTTAATTAAAGAATAA
- a CDS encoding SemiSWEET family sugar transporter encodes MNEDIFGYLAAILTTAAFLPQLLKTLKTKKAEDVSLTTLIMFIIGVLSWIIYGYKISSTPILIANLITLILNLLILISKVYFSKN; translated from the coding sequence ATGAATGAAGACATATTTGGATATCTTGCCGCGATTTTAACAACAGCGGCATTTTTACCTCAATTGTTAAAAACTTTAAAAACAAAAAAGGCAGAAGATGTCTCATTGACAACATTAATAATGTTTATTATCGGAGTTTTGTCTTGGATTATTTATGGTTATAAAATTTCATCTACACCAATATTGATTGCAAATTTAATAACTCTGATCTTAAATTTATTGATATTAATCTCAAAAGTATATTTTTCAAAAAACTAA